A genome region from Macadamia integrifolia cultivar HAES 741 unplaced genomic scaffold, SCU_Mint_v3 scaffold_216A, whole genome shotgun sequence includes the following:
- the LOC122071360 gene encoding putative receptor-like protein kinase At3g47110, giving the protein MNKYTLGVEPCKTSSVQLKITGKEGEFSYSSMLKEIKGDEEIVSVAATLIWVSSWFFFTDLKKKKRRCIVYCCILLEVRIARITRGHHHQQRVIRLNVQEKGLARNISPSIGNLTFLHSLNIVNNSFQGGIPQEIGNLIQLKEIYFTNNSLQGELPTSLANCSHLRETHFSYNNLVGKIPVEVITSLPKLEILSINYNDLTGEIPTSFGNISSIRLISLDGNKLQGSIPESFGRLSNLYFLGLALNKLSGMFSVSLYNLSSLEVISVVGNQLRGSLPRDIGLTLPNLQNLQVEENLFSGSIPDSISNMSTLKILGLAMNNFTRSVPNNLENLQNLRVFLIGGNQFGTKEEADDLDFVNSLLNCTNLEGLDITRNALRAPCPTLKPIYQHSSHNLI; this is encoded by the exons ATGAATAaatacactcttggagtagaacCTTGCAAAACTTCGTCGGTGCAGCTGAAAATTACAGGGAAAGAAGGGGAGTTCTCTTATTCTTCAATGTTAAAAGAAATCAAGGGAGATGAAGAGATTGTTTCTGTTGCTGCAACACTTATATGGGTTTCTTCTTGGTTTTTCTTtactgatttgaagaagaagaaaagaaggtgcATTGTTTACTGTTGCATATTGTTGGAAGTTCGTATTGCAA GGATCACACGTggccatcatcatcaacaacgaGTTATCAGATTGAATGTACAAGAGAAGGGTTTGGCTAGGAACATATCTCCTTCCATTGGGAATCTCACTTTTCTTCATTCCCTCAACATCGTGAACAACAGCTTCCAAGGTGGAATCCCCCAAGAGATCGGTAATTTGATTCAACTCAAAGAAATTTACTTCACCAACAATAGTCTCCAAGGAGAACTTCCTACCAGCTTGGCCAACTGTTCTCATCTAAGAGAAACTCACTTCTCTTATAACAATCTCGTTGGGAAGATTCCAGTTGAAGTAATTACATCTTTGCCAAAGCTGGAGATACTTTCTATTAATTATAATGACTTGACAGGAGAAATACCAACCTCTTTTGGGAACATTTCCTCCATCAGATTAATCTCTCTAGATGGAAATAAATTGCAGGGAAGCATTCCAGAATCCTTTGGTCGGCTATCAAACTTATACTTTCTAGGACTTGCTTTAAATAAGCTATCTGGTATGTTCTCTGTCTCACTCTATAATCTCTCATCTCTTGAAGTTATTTCTGTAGTAGGAAACCAACTGCGTGGGAGTCTTCCACGAGACATAGGCCTCACTCTTCCAAATCTCCAAAATCTACAAGTAGAAGAGAACCTTTTCTCAGGGAGTATTCCGGATTCCATCTCCAACATGTCAACACTCAAAATACTTGGTCTTGCTATGAACAACTTTACTAGATCAGTCCCTAACAACTTGGAAAATCTTCAAAACCTTCGAGTATTCCTTATTGGTGGAAATCAATTTGGAACAAAGGAAGAAGCTGATGATCTTGATTTTGTAAATTCGTTGCTCAATTGTACAAATTTAGAGGGCTTGGACATAACCAGAAATGCTTTAAGGGCCCCCTGCCCTACTTTAAAACCAATCTatcaacacagctctcacaatTTGATTTAG
- the LOC122071359 gene encoding probable LRR receptor-like serine/threonine-protein kinase At3g47570, with protein sequence MDGSLPTEIGNLKSLSLLDISNNNPSGEIPSSISDCNSLEHLNMGLNLLEGTIPQSFTLLKGLQDLDLSLNNLSGQIPKDLKKLSALKSLNLPFNNLEPEVPTKGIFGNTNVIFVNENDKLCGGMAKLQLPTCTNCGPMKQEKSNAFRIVLEIISVVLGLLLISSFITLYWISKSKSKPPSTPLIGDKLLKLSYKELFQATGGFSSNNFIGFRSFGSVYKGIIDQDFKALVYEFMPNGSLDDWLHLPMETHGHSGNLSLLQRLNIAIDVASALDYLHYHCCTTIVHCDLKPSNILLDSDMTAHVSDFGLARLLLETDDNSSRTQPSTIGTKGSIGYVALGKKNKLKTLF encoded by the coding sequence ATGGACGGTTCCCTACCAACTGAAATCGGTAACTTGAAGAGTCTTTCTCTATTAGATATCTCCAATAACAATCCGTCTGGAGAAATCCCCTCCTCCATCAGTGACTGTAACAGCTTGGAACATCTTAATATGGGGCTTAACTTGCTTGAAGGAACCATTCCTCAATCTTTTACTCTTTTGAAGGGGCTTCAAGATTTAGATCTTTCACTCAACAACTTATCAGGACAAATCCCAAAAGATCTAAAGAAACTTTCAGCATTGAAGAGTTTGAATTTACCCTTCAATAATCTTGAGCCGGAGGTACCAACAAAAGGAATCTTTGGAAATACAAATGTAATTTTTGTGAATGAAAATGATAAGCTTTGTGGGGGAATGGCAAAGTTACAACTTCCAACATGCACAAACTGTGGACCTATGAAACAAGAAAAGTCCAATGCTTTTAGAATTGTTTTGGAAATAATCAGTGTGGTTCTTGGTTTACTTCTGATATCTTCCTTTATTACTCTTTATTGGATAAGCAAATCAAAAAGTAAACCTCCATCTACACCATTAATAGGTGACAAGCTCTTAAAGCTTTCTTACAAAGAGCTCTTCCAAGCTACTGGAGGATTTTCTTCAAATAATTTCATAGGTTTCAGAAGTTTTGGCTCTGTATACAAAGGGATTATCGACCAAGATTTCAAAGCCCTTGTTTATGAGTTCATGCCCAATGGGAGTCTAGATGATTGGTTGCATTTGCCGATGGAGACACATGGTCATTCAGGGAATTTAAGCCTTCTTCAAAGACTTAACATCGCAATTGACGTGGCTTCTGCATTGGATTACCTTCATTACCATTGTTGTACGACAATTGTTCATTGTGACTTGAAGCCAAGCAATATTCTACTTGATAGTGATATGACTGCACATGTCAGTGATTTTGGTTTGGCGAGGCTACTTTTAGAAACTGATGACAATTCATCTCGAACTCAACCTAGCACCATTGGGACAAAAGGATCTATTGGCTATGTTGCTCTAGGTAAAAAAAATAAGCTGAAAACTTTATTTTGA